The nucleotide window GGTTCCTTCTCCTGTCGTCCTGCTGCAGATCAGAGCGTGGGGATGGATCCGGGGTGGGCTGGATCCTTCCCTGGGGGGTCCCatctctcccttcccctttttAATTCCCTTTATTTCCATTAAACCCCCTTTATTTCCATTAAACCCCCTTTATTTCCATTAATTCCCCTTTATTTCCATTAAACCCTTTTTATTTCCACCCCCCATCATGTCCCCCCCACTCCTCTCCCTCCACGGAAattaaaacccccaaatatCTCCATTAACATTCCCCAATCcccaaaatttttatttttaagcccAAATTCACCACGCTgggatggggaaactgaggcaccttcgccccctccccgggcacagcttttttccctcagcgctctttttttttttgccgattcagctttttaaatttttttttttttttgtcacctGCTTCTCTCCGCcgctgtttttttttttgggtgtgaAAAGCGCCTTATCGGCGTTTTCCACCTCCGGGTGATTTTCTGCTGCGGTGTGCGCGGGGCGGGGGTCCCCCCGCGTCCCgatcttcctccttttttttgagtttcttttctgaagtttagacttttttggtttttgggttttttttgtttttttttttggttttttttgtgggtttttttttggttgttgttgttgttgttgttgttgttgttgttgttgttgttgttgttgttgttgttgttgttgttttcgGCTCGCGTTTATTCCCCCTTGCGCTCCTTCCCGGGAAAAATCAGGAGCCGAATCTTGAGGAAAGCCCTGGAAAGAgcagggtggggtttttttgggggtcaCACCgcccctcccactcccctccccgcggttttggggggattttgtgGGTTTTAGTGACTCTTGCACCCATCCTCGGTGTGCCCCCCTGGGATTCTGGTTTTAGTTTGGtggtttctttcattttcctccttttccttcctttcctcctgttCCAAATTCTtatcaatattttccttttcctccttttcgtaattctctttttttcccctccttttcctccttttccttcttttccttcctttcctcctttttctcctttctctttcttttccttattttcttcctccccttctttccctttttcctttttttcctcctttcccttttctttttcttccttttcctcctttctattctttccctttccctcctttccctcttcttcttcacctttttctttatttttttttcttcacctctctattcttttcctctttcccccttcACTCTTTCCCCTCACTTTTCTCCTcacttttctcctcctcctttcccacctctctctctctgtgcccCGGGGGTCTctgcccggcccggcgctgTCACCGCGGTGTCACAACAGCTCAGCGGGGCCGCGCCGAGCTCCGGCCCCGAGGgtccttccccttccttctccttctccttctcttctccttctccttctccttctccttctccttctccttctccttctccttctccttctccttctccttctccttctccttcctcttctctcttctctcttctctcttctctcttctctcttctccttctccttcctcttctctcttctctcttctctcttctctcttctctcttctctcttctctcttctctcttctctcttctctcttctctcttctctcttctctcttctctcttctctcttctctcttctctcttctctcttctctcttctctctcctctcttccctcttttccctcctcccttctcccttttttcccaccGAGAATCCCGGCTGAGAAAACGaccccagcctggggcagaaTTGATAATTTTGGATGATTTTGGCAGCACTTCCAAGCGCCGGGAGCGGGGGTGGGGAGCAGCACCCGCCCCATCCTCGGACACAACTTTTGAGTCAAAAAAGTGaatttgggttggttttgggttggttctagaggggacagcggggctgTGTcaccctcagtgtcccctctggGAATTGTCTCTGGATCTGCTGCTGTCggctggggtggggagagggaacTTCAGACACCCTGGGGTGAcgttttttttttaccctgggTCATTATTTCCTTAGGAACTTGCTGGATGAGTGATGGAAACACCGTCCAGGCTGTAGCACTAAACTTATTTTAGTCGcgtttatttaaaaaaaccaaaccaaaacgaaacaaaaacacaaaaattgcAGCGGGGAGGTCAAACCCTGCTGAAGGATTTAACCCCGGCTGAAGGATTTAAACCCCGGCTGAAGGATTTAAACCCCGCTGAAGGATTTAATCCCTGCTGAGGGATTTAACCCCTGGTGGGGGATTGAGCAGGATTTAATCCCTGCTGAAAGGATCCCGCGTTTCTGTGCAGGGTGAACCTGGCTCTGGCTTACACGGAGCTGACGGAGGAGCTGTGCCGGCTGCGGaacctcagctccctgcagagccagatCCTGCGGGcgctgctgcaggaaaagagcCTCAACGGCGGTGAGGGGGCGCTGGGGGGtccaggaggggatggggggcGCAAACATCGGGAAAAGGGGGTGGGGAGCTCGTCCTAAGGGGTGTCGGTCCTTCAGGGTGGGCGGCTCTGGGAGGGTCCCACGTGGAGGGGATGGATCCCTGGCTGGGGGTGTTAACTCTGGGAATGtcccatcccaaaatatccaaccctgggagtgtcccatcccaaaatatccataTCTGGGATTGTCCCACCCCAAAATATTCGTACCTGGGAATGttccatcccaaaatatccaaCCCTGGGAATGTCCCATGCCAAAATATCCATACCTGGGGGTGTCCTGTCCCAAAATATCCATACCTGGGGGTGTCCAACCCTGGGAATGTCCCATCCCAAAATATTCGTACCTGGGATTGtcccatcccaaaatatccGTACCTGGGGGTATATTTCATTGcccccattatttcccccatTTCATTCCCCCACATTTAATTTCCTCCATTATTTCCCCCATTTCATTCCCCCCATTATTCCCCCATTTCATTTCCCCACACTATTCCCCACATTTCATTTCCCATATTATTTCCCCCATTTCATTCCCCCCATCTCATTCCCCCCATTATCCCCCCATTTCACTCCTCACATTTCATTCCCCCGGATTCCCCAATCCCTCCGCTCTAACCCGGAACCCTTTCCCCGCCTGTCCCCCTTTTTTATCCCGCGCCAGGCCAGCGCCACTCGCCgctgtcccagtgccactcGCCGGCCCAGCAGCGCCGCTCGCCCGCCCCTCAGTGCCCCTCGCCCGTTCCACCGGGACGCCCCCAGTGCCAATCCCCCGCCCTCCAACGCCGCTCTCCGGGCCCCCCCAGCCAATCTCCGGCCCAGCAGCGCCGCTCGCCAGCCCCCGGCCCTTGCCAGTCGCCCGCCCAGCAGCGCCGCTCGCCGGTGCCGCCCCCCAGCCAGTCGCCAGCCCAGCAGCGCCGCtcgcccgccccgccgcccccgcctTGCCCATCGCCGGCCTCGGCGTCGCCGCACCGCCTGCCCGGCgagaggatggagctgggctaCGCCAAACCCTCCAGCCGCCACATCAAGGCGGGGTTCCAGGGCCGCCGCAGCTACTCGGAGGTGACCAACGTGGCTCTGTACCAGCAGAGCCGCTCGCTCTGGCTGCAGCCCGAAGCCTCCACGCTGCCCAAGCACCGACCCTACGGCGAGGTTTATCTGGGGGGCGCGGGGGCCCCGCTGAGCGCCCACGAGCCTTTCGAGGAGCACGTCCGCTTCGAGAAGCAATCGTCCGACGAGGAGGAGTGGGCGCTGCCCAGCCCGCCCAGCCCCGAGCACGGCGCCATCCGCTGCGCCTCCTTCTGCGCCGGCTTCCCCGCGCCCGACGCCGACGCCGCGCACCGGACGGCGGCCGCCTACGCCCGAGCGGAGCACGCCCAGTCCTGGCCTTCCATCAACGTAAGGAGGGTCTCCCCCCACACACCCCCCAAAATCTCGCCGCggggttttgggggtggggaGATGTCACGATCCGCTCAGCCCCAGAGGGAGTCGTGATGGTTGGTTGGAAGCCAGGGTGTGAAAGGCAAAAGTGAGAGGTTGAGGtttgttcagcagaaaaagCAATGGAGTTTATTGCGTGAAAACAATTTGGTGAtagaaggagagagagagaaagaggtaaaaaggagagagagagaaagagagaggatgGGATGTAGCTACCAACAGACGGGACACATCCTTGAGTTGTCCGATGACAGACACGTCTTCAATCccttggggagaaagagatccCAGAGTCTCtttaggaaagtcactttttatagtccttttccaaagagaGTGGCCTCTGGCCAGAAGgtgggagatttatggactattgtatgtggagatcattgctccaaggaacagggtgtcctggtttaaggacaggtgtctgccaataaaggcagcagctcctctttgaaatggagaatgtaaaccccgTCCCTccaaattaatataattttgaaattaaggggttcCCAGCTAAAGATatggaattaggaataacagttctttaccaggaaaattaaaatagaaatgcagtattacaaagaacaatcccaaaccctgccagggtcagaatccaagctgacacccgtcagtcagtcagggtgttggcacagtcccattcaatggtggctgcatcctcctgcaggggcagatgtggttcagctggagcagtgctcctggagaaggtgcagtttcctctgaagctccagggatgatgtggaaagctctggttttcctctggaatccagtggaaagatgaaACTTGCTgttccaaaatctcagtttttatctgggtaggaaatgtttggctcctcccctggctggagcatctcccagtgggatgatggaattttatcagtcatgccctgggactcagtggccatgaacaggagatatctcctggagggaggatgggctgtgggaagataaagatgattgcccagctggtttttaacacctgacccattaacaggagatatccccacagagataaggatcactgctcacctggtttaacacctggcccattaacaggagatacCTCCTGGATCAAGGGTGGATcatggaaagataaagatgatttccccagctggttttaatgTCCCATTAGCAGATCATTTGTACCAGGAGAcaaggaatcactgccccacccggttTAACAGAtgtgacagaatccacatttctatCCACATCAACCCAAGCCagagggttttggggagggggtgccCGCTGTGGGCAGGGTCTCAGCCCGGCTCTGTGCCCCTCCCGTgcgcagctgctgctggagacgGCGGACTCGGAGGTGCGGAGCTGCCCGCTGTGCCAGCTGGCTTTCCCCATCGGCTACCCGGACGATGCGCTGGTCAAACACATCGACTCGCACCTGGAGAACAGCAAGATCTGAGCCTtgctcccccctccctccacctTTGGATGCTGCATGGAAAACACACCGGGAGCGCCCGGCTCCCGAAATACCTCCAAGTCTTCAGTAGCTACGGAAAAACTGAGCCCCCACCACTCCTTCTCCACCTCTCCTCACCCCAAAGCCCCCCGGAGCCCCCCCAGAGCCTCCTCGGAGCGGGTccgccccctccccgcgccAGGTTTGGATGTTCCGGGTACCAGGATCGCCAGGTGGCGGCCGGAGGGGACGCGGTTTGTGTCGCTGGGTGTCCCCTCTGCGCCCTCGAGTGTCGCTGTTTGATCTCAGGGAGGATCCGAGGGGTCCCGGGACCACCCCCCAGGAGAAGGTGAGGGGAAGGGGCCGCCCCTCCCCCGGCTGTGGGGTCAGAGTTGGGGTCGGGGTTGGGGTCGGGGAGGGGGCAGCTGCTTCTTCTCGGTCCCCTTTGCCTCGTTCAAGCACCTTTCACAtcaaaatcaccccaaaaattcttccccccctcccctgccctccccacaacgatgctgctgaaaaacaaaccccGAGGAGCAGCGTGGACCCCGAATTGCACTGGGCTCTCTGCGGGCtccccctgaccccccaaaccctccctgagcccccccacCACGTCACCCCCGTCCCCCCAAATTTCGATCTACCTCAAAGCCGCcgggagaggggagggggggtcCACAGCACTGTCCCCCCTCCCCGAGCCGCTCCGCGCTGCATGTCCCCCCCCCGTGTCACAGCGCACATCCCCCCCCCCCAAGCAAAGCCGGGGGGGCTCGGCCGTCACCCCCAcgccccccgggacccccgggacccccgggaggAGGGACCCGCCCTCGCTGCGACGCCACCGACTCCAATAAAATCGTTCCAGCGCCCAAAACGTCTcgtggggggagggggaagcaTCGCCTGTGTTGGggtggctggggaaggaaagggggGTCCCGCTGTAGGTGCCCCCCCCGGGGATGGGGTTGGGGTGGGGAAGGGGTTTCGGGCTCGCTTGTGTGGGGGTGAgcggtttttggggtgtcctgctgCTCGTTTCGGGTTTACTCGGCGGGTGAGTGACACAAAACGGGACAATCAAAACCAAAAGTGACAGAAGGGACACGGGCAGACCCCggcccgggggtcccgggggggcGATGGGTGGCGGGGTGACCTTCTCCCGCTTTTCCTGGGGtgctgcctggaaaggctgagctggaacagagaatagacagagcaaaagggataaaatCGGGATAAAATCGGGATAAAATCGGGATTTATTGGAAGGATTCACCTcgggcagtgcaagagcccggctggggctgcacccaaatcaaatccaagatggatcctggtcacgagttttacatttttgaaagttttggttcatcttgGGGTCAATTTTCCAACAGCAGCCCCAGGTTGTGAAGCCTCAGCCCCCCGGCTCGCCCCCTTTTTCCTCAGCGTTGGGTCTGATTTTTGGGTTTGGATTCTCCAgctagaaaataattgttttgtcACCACGCTGTGAAGAGAACTGGCTAACACCTGACATGgagtttcagagttacacagCAAGCAGgaaagattctgaaaaatagaaaaactaaaaccccaaaacttcaGAAGAAGGATCTGGGACAGGGACCCAACAACACCCAGGACCCTCCCGTGTCAAAATAACTACAAGGGTTgctaaacaaattaaaaatagtttttctgggGTTGTGTTGGACAGATAAATGATAATTAAAATGAATCCATTAACTGAAGTTACTTCAACACTTACTTTAAGTTGCCGGGTCCTGCAGCATCACCGGGACCCTTCCCGGTGTCAATATAACTACAAGGAttgctaaaaaaattaaaaatagtttttctgggGTTGTGTTGAACAGACAtatgatatttaaaattaatccaTTAACTGAAGTTACCTAAAAACTTACTTTATGTTGCCGGGTCCTGCAGCATCACCTTGATTCTCCAgctagaaaataattgttttgtcACCACGCTGTGAAGAGAACTGGCCAACACCTGACATGgagtttcagagttacacagcaagcagcagagactctgaaaaatagaaaaactaaaaccccaaaacttcaGGGGAAGGATATGGGACAGGGACCCAACAACACCCAGGACCCTCCCTGTGTCAATTTAATTACAAGGGTTgctaaacaaattaaaaataatttttctgggCTTGTGTTGGACAGATAAatgataattaaaattaatccaTTAACTGAAGTTACTTCAACACTTACTTTAAGTTGCCAGGTCCTGCAGCATCACCGGGACCCTTCCCAGTGTCAATATAACTACAAGGAttgctaaaaaaattaaaaatagtttttctgggGTTGTGTTGAACAGACAtatgatatttaaaattaatccaTTAACTGAAGTTACTTCAACACTTACTTTATGTTGCCGGGTCCTGCAGCATCACCTTGATTCTCCAgctagaaaataattgttttgtcACCACGCTGTGAAAAGAACTGACTAACACCTGACATGgagtttcagagttacacagcaagcagcagagactctgaaaaatagaaaaactaaaaccccaaaacatcagGGGAAGGATCTGGGAGGGGACAgttctgtccctctgtcccacagcactACCAGGACCTTTCCCGGTGACAATATAACTACAAGGGCTgctaaacaaattaaaaatagtttttccgGGGTTGCGTTGGACAGACATATGATATTTAAAAGTAATACATTAAATGAAGTTATTTAAACACTTACTTTAAGTTGCCGGGTCCTGCAGCATCACCGGGACCATTCTCTGTGTCCTGTGGGTcctgcagccccctcctccTGCGGGCTGGGGGGGTTTTTATCCCgggtggtttctttttttatcccGGGTGTTTTTTTTATCCCgggtggttttttttatccCGGGTGGGTTTTTTATCCCGGGTGTTTTTTACCCCGGGTAGTTTTTACCCCGGGTGTTTACTCcggttttttttttatcccgGGTGTTTTTTACCCCGGGTAGTTTTTACCCCGGGTGTTTACTCCGGTTTTTTTAATTCCGGGTGTTATTTTTTATCCCGGGTGTTTTTTACCCCGGGTAATTTTTACCCCGGGTGTTTACTCCGGTTTTTTTTTACCCCGGGTGGTTTTTTACCCGTTCTCCGGCCGGGGAGCCCCGGGGGGTTCCGGGGGTCCCATCCCggctctgggggctcagcccGGCCCCCCGCAGGGTGCGAAGGCGCCTCCCGTGCGATGGTGAGAAGGAGATAACGCGCGGTGCCGCGGCTTTATCAcctccccattttttttcttttccatttttaaaattttctttctttttttttttttttttattttttaatttttttttttttactgtgttttcctgctgccgTGACTTTGATTTTCCCCTCCTGGaaagccaaaaattaaaaacaaaaaattaaaaaaaaaaaaagcggcGAGAAGAGCTTCAACCTCACCTTGAGCCTGCGAGGAGCTCAAGGGGGGGATGCGCAGGTAGAGCCGAGGGAGGAGATCCgggagaggcaaaaaaaaaaagaaataaaaataaaaaataaaaataaaaataacagggCAAAGCGAAGCTTTTAGGGCGACTGAGACTTTCGGTGTTGCCTTTCGGGGGGGTTTAAATTGGCAAAAATCGGGGTTTGGACTGGGAGGGAGGCGCGGGGGGGCCTGGCTGCGGTCAGGGggtgccctcctcctcctcctcattctctcttttttttctctctttttcctctctttctctcctttttttgaAATCACGTGATCGATGCCCAGCGCCGCTGCCGTTACTCAtcccgggggcggcggcgctgaCTCAGCACCTCCCCGAGCCCTCGGGGAcccccccccgagccccccaaaaccccaaattcctcccttCAGACAGCAGGAGCTCCTCGTGCACCAATGTCCCCACGGTGCTCGCGTGAATCCGGGGGTCCCGACACCCCAAAATCGCTGCCTGGGGGGTCCCGGGAGCTCGGTGTCACTCCGGGCAGGGTGAGGCCACCGcaccccctctgtcccctctgtgggGTGACTTTGAGCcccccgtgcctcagtttccctttccCACGGCGGAGGGAAGTGGGGGTGTCCGGGGAGGGAAATGTGGCCCCATTTCCTGCGACACCCCCGTCCCCGAGTGCCACCCGCAGCGCCGGGCTGTGCCTGTGGTGGCAGGAGTGTCCCCAGGAGTGTCCGAGCCCCGCCGTGCCACCCCCGTGCCGGTGGTGACAggagtgtccccagcagtgtccgAGCCCCGCCGTGCCACCCTCTCattgtccccagagccacccccgTGCCTGTGGTGACAggagtgtccccagcagtgtcccaccCCCGCCCCGTGCCACCCCCTCGttgtccccaaagccacccccGTGCCTGTGGTGGCAGGAGTGTCCCCAggagtgtccccagcagtgtccgAGCCCCGCCGTGCCACCCTCTCattgtccccagagccacccccgTGCCTGTGGTGACAAGAttgtccccagcagtgtccgACCCCCGCCGTGCCACCCCCGCGCTGTCCCCAAGGTGCGGGGCAGGGGACAAGGTGGCCTTTGGTGGCGTTTGGTGGCTCTGGGTGGGGTCCCGAGTGcggctggctgtgccagctgaggTGACAAGGGACAAGCCAGGCCTGTCTCAGCCGTGAGGGGGGTGGGCTGAGGTGACAGGGACTGGGGTTTGTCAcctcccgctgtccccagggcatCCCTGGGGGATTGTCCCCACTAAACGCCGCGGATGTCGCAGCAGTGGCATCCAGAGCCACCCAGGGGTGGCAGCGCCCTCCCACCCCGGCTGTGCCCCCACCCCTGGCGGGACACCCCTGGctccgtgtccccatgtccccaatgtccccaatgtccccaagtccccatgtccccacgcCAGCGGGTGACATCTCTCCGTTTCCTAGACGACAactccattttttaattttttttttttcccagcaaaacCCCCTCTTATTTTGGGCACCTTTAAGgtttctttttccagctttccgttgggttgggttttttttttgtttttttggggtttttttcccctccttttctcagtgttttttaTCATTTAGGAGAAAAACGAAACTATTCTCACTGCTCGGGTCCTGCAGGGGGAGGGACCCGAGGACGGAGCTCGGCGCCAGCTCCAGGCGGGGACGGGACTGTCCTTGTCCCCGTGATGTCGCACAGGGAATTCTCTGACGTCCCGAGCTGGAATCTCATTCCCGATTATTCCTTTACCCTTCCAAAGGGATCCACAACAAAGCAGGGAACCCCCTACAGATccaggggggctgcagggacccccCAGCCGGGCTCGGGGGACACGGTGGCAGCTCTCGCCGCGTCCCCTCCGTCGGGGTTTATAGGAAACGGCTCTGCGAGGAAGCGCCGGGCTCTCCCTGCGGGGTGAGCGTTTCTTTCCAGCCGTGGGCGCCCCGAAAGGCCCCTCAGTGCCGGGGATCCGGTGTGAGTCAAAGCCGGAGCCCTGGGGCTTAACCACAAGCCCCAGAGCTGCCGTGTCACGGGGCAGCCGTGCCAGAGGCGTTTATAAGAAATGGAGGGGCTGCCCTGAATTGGGGGGGGACCCCGGGTGGCACCGCGGCTGTGCCCACCCCACCCCCGTGGGGACAAATCCTCCGGCTCGGATCTCAACTCGCTTTTTCTGCGCTTCAGCCTCGCGGCTCAGCCCGGCTCCAGGGGTGCCTGGGTGGCCCCAAAGTGCCCAAATTGTCACGCTGAGGTGACACCAGGTACCTCATCCAGCTGGTAACTGGTGCCAGCGTCACCCCAAGGTCCTCATGTCACCCCTGGACACCTTCATTTAACAGGGTCCAGGTGCCACCATCACCCCAAGGTCCTCATGTCACCCCTGGACACCTTCATTTAACTGGGTCCAGGTGCCACCATCACCCCAAGGTCCCCTGGTCACCCCTGGACACCTTCATTTAACTGGGTCCAGGTGCCACCATCACCCCAAGGTCCTCATGTCACCCCTGGGAACATTAATCTAACTGGGGATCCTGGTGCCACCGTCACCCTGGTGCCAGCATCACCCGTGGGTGGCTGTGTCCGGGCTGGATGtccagtgccaccatcaccctGGTGGCAACATCACTGGTCACCACTGGGCGCCTTCATCTAACTGGGTACCCGGTGCCAGCATCACCCCTGGGTCCCCTGGTCACCTCTGAGCACCTTTATCTAACTGTGGGTCCTGGTGCCACCATCACTTCAGGGTCCCCATGTCACCCCTGGGCATCCGTGTCCAGCAGAGTAGAGggtccctgccccatccctctgtccaGATGTGTTCCAGCTGTGGTCCAGCTGCCGGCatccctccaggctgcccaCGTCACCCCCGGTGCCACCCTGCCGCACCCTGGGGTCCCCACACCCCCAACGGGGCTGCTCCTTGCATCCCCCCGGTTCTCCTGCCCCGcctgtcgctgtcgctgtcgctgtcgctgtcgctgtcgctgtctctgtccctgtccctgtccctgtccctgtcccggtccttgtccctgtccctgtccctgtccctg belongs to Oenanthe melanoleuca isolate GR-GAL-2019-014 chromosome 27, OMel1.0, whole genome shotgun sequence and includes:
- the TBKBP1 gene encoding TANK-binding kinase 1-binding protein 1 codes for the protein MDSMFEDDISILTQEALGPDEDWLDSPNTDLSGEMCSASHFALITAYDDIKNRLTALERENSTLKRRLKMYEVKYPLIGEFGEEHIFSLYEAKENSLLKSEKASLQQQLNQFQHELQKSKEREEQLEEMIQAYEKLCVEKADLETELGEMRALVETHLSRIRSLEQQLRQRDSGAFPGLSTQDVPFIALHPNPGLSHVLERAAGWQSRGLEAELEAARQENQRAQHREEQLKAECERLQEELKHLRDTREQEQSERDMAWVKKVGDDQVNLALAYTELTEELCRLRNLSSLQSQILRALLQEKSLNGGQRHSPLSQCHSPAQQRRSPAPQCPSPVPPGRPQCQSPALQRRSPGPPSQSPAQQRRSPAPGPCQSPAQQRRSPVPPPSQSPAQQRRSPAPPPPPCPSPASASPHRLPGERMELGYAKPSSRHIKAGFQGRRSYSEVTNVALYQQSRSLWLQPEASTLPKHRPYGEVYLGGAGAPLSAHEPFEEHVRFEKQSSDEEEWALPSPPSPEHGAIRCASFCAGFPAPDADAAHRTAAAYARAEHAQSWPSINLLLETADSEVRSCPLCQLAFPIGYPDDALVKHIDSHLENSKI